ATCCTGAAACAGGGTTCATTAAATTTTCTTCTGCTATTCTGCAACAGCCCATGTGCTGTTACTGCTGTTGTTGGTAACGCGGCACAATACCTTGTTTTTTTGATGCTTAATTTTTGCTTTTGGGAAGAGGTATGCGGCATTCAAAATTATACAAAACATTTATTTACAACATTCTTTAAGCCCCTTAAAAAGATGAAATAAGATTTACTAACTATCCTTAAATGACACCGGCAAGGGAGCCTTGCCGGTGGTTTGGATGGCAGATCAGCCCGTAACGCCAATCACTAACTGATCTTCATCCCCGGTTTTACTAACAAATAATCATTAACATAAAACATTTAAATATATGGAAATATATCTCCATGCCAAGTTTTTATATCTGTCCCGTACCTATAAAGTCTTCAAACAATCGGCCATTTTATTGCTGATACTTATTCCTTTCGGTTCTTTTTCGCAAACAAGCAGTCCATCGGTTATCAACTCCAAACTATACGGTAAAGTGGTGGATGCCACTAATAAACAGCCTATTCCGGGCGTGGTTATACGTATTAAAGGCACCACCCACGCTGTTGCTACCAACTCCGATGGCGAGTTTAATTTTGTTACAGGCCAAAAGTTTCCATATACCTTATTAGTAAGCTTTATTGGCTATGATAAAGTAGAACTTACAGTAAACGGCAGCCCGGTGCAGATAGAACTTAAGCCTGCAGTAAACCAACTTACCGATGTAGTAGTTGTAGGTTACGGCACGCAGAAGAAAAGTGATGTTACCGGGGCCATCTCGTCGGTACCTAAAGAAAACCTTAACCAGGTATCGGCATCAGTTGATAATTTGTTGCGTGGTTCGGCACCAGGGGTCAACGTAACCCAAAGCTCGGGCCAGCCCGGCGCTTCTGCCAGTATCCGTATCAGAGGGGGTAATTCTATCACCGGCGGTAACGAGCCATTATACGTTATTGATGGTTTCCCTGTATATAATGATAACGCAAGTGTGGCAACAGGCTCGGGTTCGGGCGCAGGTGTAAATGCACTGTCGACCATAAACCCTTCAGATATAGAATCTATCGAAATTCTTAAAGACGCCTCGGCAACTGCCATATATGGTTCAAGAGGCGCTAACGGCGTTATTCTTATCAGTACCAAAAAGGGCAGGAGGGGTACAAGCGATGTGTCTTACGGCGCTTATTATGGTCAGCAACGAATTACCAAAACACTGCCATTGCTTGATGCTACGCAGTGGGCCAACCTCCGGAATGACATATTAGCCAGTACCGGCCAGGCGCCATCCTTCACCGCCGATCAGATTGCCGCGTTGGGAGAGGGAAGTGATTGGCAGGATGCAGCCTTTCGCCATGCACCGGTACAAAATCACGAACTAAGCTTCACCGGTGGCGATGAACGATCCAGGTTTGCCTTATCCGGCAATTATTTTAGCCAGGATGGAATAGTGCTCAATACCAATTTTAAGCGGTATTCGCTTCGCGCCAATTATGAGCGTGATATCTCCTCTAAATTCAAGATAGGCCTAAACTCTACTACAAGCTATTCAACTACAACAGGCGCAGCTGCCAATACCGGATCGGCCAGTTTGAGCAGCCCTAATTTGATCACCAATATTATAACCACATCCCCGGTAGTACCCATAAAAGATCAAAATGGTAATTATAACCTGGTTAATCCATATACCAGCGTGCCGTCTAACCCGATCAATGACCTGTTGAACGTTATCAATAAAACAAACATCAACAGATCATTAGGTAATTTCTACGGAGAATATACTTTATTGCCGGGTTTAAAGGCAAAAATCAGCCTCGGCGCCGATCTGCTCAGCACCAAACAAAACTACTTTGCAGGACCAAATACAGCCAACGGTTATGCAGTTGTGGGCATTGCAAGTGTGGGTAATGCCACCGTAAATACATGGCTCAACGAAAATACGCTTACGTACGATAAAATTATCGATAACAAACATTTTATCAATATCCTTGCCGGTTATACTACCCAAAAATCCAACGGCGAGGCAGCAACCGCCGGCTCAAAAAACTTTGTAAGCAGTGCTACAACTTATAATAGCCTGCAAAGCGGCTCACAAACTTCAACACCTACATCAAGCGCGTATAGCTGGGCCCTTAACTCGTACCTGGCACGTATAAACTATTCGTACCTGCATAAATATAATTTCACGGTTTCGGGCAGGGCCGATGGTTCCTCGCGGTTTGGTGCTGGCAACAAGTGGGGTTACTTCCCGTCAGCCGGTTTTTCGTGGAACGCGGTTGAAGAGGATTTTATCAAAAATATCAAATCTATCAGCAGCCTTAAAGTGCGTTTAAGTGCCGGAGAGACCGGAAACCAGGAGATAGGGCAATACCAGTCGCTGGCAACTTTATCGCCGGTTAATTACGACTTTAACAGTGTGCTGATAACAGGCTTTGCAGCCAACAGGCTCTCAAATCCAAATTTGAAATGGGAAAAAACCAAGCAGTATGATGTTGGTATCGACCTTGGATTATTGGATAACCGCATCAACCTTACTTTAGATGCTTATTACAAAAAAACAAATGACTTGTTGCTGAGTATCCCAATCCCATTATCAACAGGTTATTCTACGTCGTTGCAAAACATAGGCAGCGTACAAAACAAAGGCCTGGAGGTTGGTATCAACACCGAAAACATAAGCGGTGGGGCTTTTACCTGGAAAACCTCTTTAGTATATGCGCTAAATCGCAATAAGGTTTTGAGCCTGGGGGCAACGCAAACATCGTTTTTCCCGGCTGTGCCAAATGGCACTTTGGGTATATTGCAGCCGGTTAATATAAAAGTAGGTTTGCCGTTGGGTACTTTTTGGGGATATAAAACAGCGGGCATAT
The genomic region above belongs to Mucilaginibacter sp. KACC 22773 and contains:
- a CDS encoding SusC/RagA family TonB-linked outer membrane protein gives rise to the protein MEIYLHAKFLYLSRTYKVFKQSAILLLILIPFGSFSQTSSPSVINSKLYGKVVDATNKQPIPGVVIRIKGTTHAVATNSDGEFNFVTGQKFPYTLLVSFIGYDKVELTVNGSPVQIELKPAVNQLTDVVVVGYGTQKKSDVTGAISSVPKENLNQVSASVDNLLRGSAPGVNVTQSSGQPGASASIRIRGGNSITGGNEPLYVIDGFPVYNDNASVATGSGSGAGVNALSTINPSDIESIEILKDASATAIYGSRGANGVILISTKKGRRGTSDVSYGAYYGQQRITKTLPLLDATQWANLRNDILASTGQAPSFTADQIAALGEGSDWQDAAFRHAPVQNHELSFTGGDERSRFALSGNYFSQDGIVLNTNFKRYSLRANYERDISSKFKIGLNSTTSYSTTTGAAANTGSASLSSPNLITNIITTSPVVPIKDQNGNYNLVNPYTSVPSNPINDLLNVINKTNINRSLGNFYGEYTLLPGLKAKISLGADLLSTKQNYFAGPNTANGYAVVGIASVGNATVNTWLNENTLTYDKIIDNKHFINILAGYTTQKSNGEAATAGSKNFVSSATTYNSLQSGSQTSTPTSSAYSWALNSYLARINYSYLHKYNFTVSGRADGSSRFGAGNKWGYFPSAGFSWNAVEEDFIKNIKSISSLKVRLSAGETGNQEIGQYQSLATLSPVNYDFNSVLITGFAANRLSNPNLKWEKTKQYDVGIDLGLLDNRINLTLDAYYKKTNDLLLSIPIPLSTGYSTSLQNIGSVQNKGLEVGINTENISGGAFTWKTSLVYALNRNKVLSLGATQTSFFPAVPNGTLGILQPVNIKVGLPLGTFWGYKTAGIFQSAAEIASSPTLDTKANTKPGDRKYVDTNNDGLITAADKTNLGSSQPKFTGSFTNNFSYRHVDLLVFFQGSYGNKIYNALRQQLEITNLSANAYASVANRWTPTNPTNDVTRATNSPVAQMSDRYIENGSYLRLKNVVLGYTFNGTLLNKIRAKQLRVYVSAQNLATITKYKGYDPEVNSFEQNNTSQGIDFGAYPNYKTFLVGLNVTF